DNA sequence from the Sandaracinaceae bacterium genome:
CGGGAGCGCAAAGGGGCGTCAAGGCTGTGCGGCGCGGCCGTGCGTACGTGCGGCCGCGCCCGCCCGTCACGCTTGCGAAGAGCGCTCCGGGCGCAGTATCCGTCGGCGAGCATGCTGCTCTCGTTGCGACCGTTCCGCCCCTTCGTGCTCGCCCTCTCGATGATGGCGTGTACGCCGGACGCGGAGCCCGCCGCGACGCCGTCTCCCGCGCCTCCTGCCACCGAGGCCGCGGAGGCGCCTCTCGAGCCGTTCGACTCCGTCGCCGACGTGGCCCATGTATCTCGGCAGCCTCCGGCGCCGCCCCCCGGATTTGCCGTCACCTCGCGCGGGACTCGCGTACGCCTGCGGTCCGCCTACCGCACGTCGCGTCGGCGTGTAGACGGCAAGCGGGTGCCGACACTGCCCCTGCCGGACCCTACGGCGAGGGCCGCTCTCGACGATCGGATCGCAGCGCTCAACGCGCGCTGTCATGTCGAGCTCGCGTTGCCACGCTTCGTGGCGCTCACGTGCACGCCGCGCGCGGCGACGGACGCGGACGAGCACGAGGATACCGGCGATGACGCGTCCGCGAGCTCGTCCGCAGGCTCGACGAGCACAGTGGGCCGCGCGGCCGCGCCTTCTGGACGCTCACGACCCCGTCGCGTCCGGACCCAGGACGAAGACACCGACGTCGACGCGAGCGAGGCCGAGGAGCGGGCCGCCGCACGCGAGCGCGGCCCCCTGGACGAGCGCACCCGAGCGGCCCTGTTCGTCATCGACGGAAGTGAGGTGCGCGCCATCGAGCCCCTCGATCTCTTCATCCCTGGCACGGACGAAGCCGCGTTGCTCCGCCGACTGCAGTACGATCCGCGCGCGGCGCTCGCGCCCGTCCTCGTGACGGCCACCGGGATCGAGCTACGGATCGACAGACACCACACGGCGCGGGTGCCGTACCGCACGCTGGCGCCTTGGATGCGCGCGGACACGCCGCTCGGCGAGGCCTTGCTCGCCGCAGGGCTGGACCTGGCGCCCGCGACGGCGCGTCCACCCGCAGCGGCGCCCGAGACGCGCGCCATCTGGGCGGACGAGCCCGGGCGCTTGCTCCCGCACTGGCGCGCCCTCCCCACTCATCTGAAGCCGCTCGCGCGCATCGCTCACCCCGGCGGGCAGCGCGCCGCGGCGCTGATCTTTCCCCCGGGGGTCACGCACGTTGGCGCCGCGACCGAGCCAGCCTACTTCGTCGGGCCGCTGGCCGAGTTGTCGCTGGGGCGTGCGACCGCGCCGCTCGCGATCGTCGACCGACCCGGTGACAACATGGTGCGCAGCGCACGACCGCCGGGCACGTTGGTGACTTTGGTGCGTGGAGCCTTCGGCATGCGCGACTCCGATGTCGGTGACGGCTCATGGGCGTTTGTCCGATCCGGTGCGACCTTCGGTTGGGGGCGGGGTCGAGCGCTCGGCCTGCTCGAGGAGGGGGACTGTGGCGAGCTCACGCCACCTGGCGATGGCGTGACGGTGCACGAGCAGGGGGTGTTCGCCGACGGCGAGGCGCTGTACGTGTGGTTCATCAGCAGCGCGCGCGGTCGGGGCCGGCGTTTCTCGCTGCATCCCCTCGAGGCGTGTACGCCCGGCGCCGTCCGCCACGAGTACACCATCGCGGAGCGCGCGGAAGCCATCCAGGTGTTCCGCGCGAGGAGGGACGAGGGCCCCGTGCTGGTGGCCGTTTTGGACCGCGAGCGGCCCAGCCTGGACAGCACGCTGCTCGTGTACGCGATGGAGCGTGATGCGCCTGTGCTGGAGCTGCGCGGGCGCGTCCTCGAGCTCGAGGTGGGCGTGCGTGTCGGCCCGGACCGCACGCGTGGGTACTTCCCCATGCGCGTGCTCAGCGGAGACCGCCAGACCTGGTACACGTACACCGACAACGCGCTCATGCCCGTCGAGACGCCGACGAGCATGCCGGCCGAGCAGGCGCGATGAGCGCTTCGAAGCCGACGCATGGGTGTCAGGTGTCTGCGTCCCGGGTGTAGTACGTCATCTCCCCGTGGCGTGCGAAGCCCAGCTTGGCGACGAGCGGGCTCGAGCTGCCCGTCCTCGCGTAGAGCCCCGCGAAGCCGACGTCCCAGCGCCGGGCGCACGCCAGGCGGGTCGCGACGAGCGCGCGGTAGGCGCCGCGTCCGCGCGCACGTGGCACTGTCCCGCCGCCCCACAACAGCGCCAGGCTCAGCTCGGGGTAGCGCGTGATGCCCCCCGACGCGATGGGGGCGCCGTCCGCATAGGCGACGAAGCGCTGGATGCGGCCGCGCTCCGAGGCGCACGCCGTGAGCTCTGCCGTCAGGTCGTTCGGGTGACGCTGCGAAGGGCCGAACGCGGCGTCGATCACCGCCCAGCAGTCCCGCAGCGTGGCCTCGTCCGTGACCCGCCGTACGGCGATGGTGTCCGGTCTGCTGGGCAGGACGGCGCTCGGGACATGCACCAGGCGGGCGTCGTGAGTCTGCGTCGCGCGATAGCGGGCGCCCTCGAGCGTGTCCCTGAGCGCCGCCGTGGGTGTGCTGTCGACGACGACCCAACGTGACGTGCGCTCGCGGTGCATGGCGGCGACCTCCTCGACGAGCGCCGGCAATTGGTCGGGAGTCGCGCGCGTGCGAAGGACTGCGTTCAGGTACGGCACGTCCCTCGCGCAGCTCACGGCCAGGACCTCGGGTCGGTCCACCACGTGTGTGTCGGGAGGCAGCCACGTCAGGTCCCACGAGGCGCGCTCGAGTCGTTCGAGGGGCGTCATCGGGATTCCCTGTGCCTCGCGTCTCCGATGTCCAGTGCCGAGCACTGTGGTGTCGACGTGCCATCACGCCGTGGGGGGCCGCGCCGAGTCACGAGCGCGGGAACACTACTCGGCCGGCGCGAAGCCATCCACGAGTAGCCCCCGGTCGCCCCCCACTTGGACGACCTCCCCGCGGATCTCCACGAGCCCACCGCTCGGTGGCGTGCACGCCATCACGCACACGTCGGAGTCGTGGCACCTTCCGATCGCGTCCGGCGACCCATCAGGGGTCCGCGGCGAGAGCCAGAGAAAACGCTCGGGTGGAGGAGACGTACGCGCCACCAGCACGGCGTCCCCACCGCACGCCCCACAGCACCCCGACTCCGTCTCGCAGACCATGTCCACACATCCCAACGTCGCAGGGACCACCTGGCCCCTGACCCGCACCCGCGCGCCGATCTCGACCCGTCCGTCGATCACATCGTCCACCGACGCGGCGTCGCTGCGCAGCGGAGTGGCCGGCGCGACCCGTTCACCCTCGGTCGCCGGGCCCGCCACTGGGGAGCGGCCGCCACACGCCGCGACCGAGGCCGCACCGGCGAGCGCGCAGAACGTGATGGTGCGACGGTCCAGCGGCACGCGCCCACGGTAGGCCAGGCCGCGCCCCGTGGCTACCGCGCCTTCGCGCTCCATCCCTTCATCCACGCGGGCGTCGAGAGCGCCACGGAGCGGCCTTTCGGCCAAAGCGACAGGAGAACGAGCCGATCTGACAAGCCATGGGTGCGCAGGCGGTAGACGCTCCCGCCTCATGACCAAGTCACCCACGAAGCTTGACGGCAGCACCTGGCTGCTCGGCGTGTCGGCCCTGCTGCTGGCCGGCTGCGGCTCGGCCGGTAAGGTCCCCGAACACCAACCGGGTCTGCTCGACGACGGCGTCGCGCGCTTCCTGCCGGACGGAGTGATGCCCGAAGAGCTGTTCCCGTCCTTCGCGCTCGAGGAGCCGCGCTATCCCACGGGGCCAGTCCCCGAGGGCTGGGGGCCCGCCCCCGTGTTCTCGGTGGAGGGTCCGAGCGAGAGCCCGACCCACGTCGTCCACGTTGCCATCGCGCCCGGCACGGACCTCTACGGAACGGGCGAGGTCGTTGGACCCCTGCTGCGCAACGGCGCCCGCACACAGGTCTGGACCGAGATGCCCAACTTCATGAGCGGCGAGAACGGCATCCGCTACGACGACACCTACCTCAACCTGTATCAGGCGCACCCGTGGGTCCTGGCCGTCCGCGCCGATGGCACCGCCTTCGGCGTGCTGGCCGACACCACGCGGCGTGCTTGGATCGACCTCTCGGACGGCATCCGCTTCGAGGCTGCAGCTCCATTCCCCGTGGTGATCGTCCAGGGGGCGACTCCCGACGAGGTCCTGCGAGCGCTGGCGGACCTCACGGGCCACATGGACATGCCCGCTCGCTGGACCCTCGGTCACCAACAGAGCCGCTTCTCGTACTCGACCCAGGCCGAGATGCTGGCGATCGGAGAGGAGCTTCGGGAGCACAACATCCCGACCGACGTCCTCTGGTTGGATGGCGCCTACATGGAGACCTACAAGCTCTTCACCTTCGACGAGGAGAGGTTCCCCGACGCGGTGGGCATGATCGACGATCTCCACGCGATGGACTACCGGGTGGTGCCCATCTTCGACCCGGGGGTCCGCCTCGAAGAGGACTTCCCGTTGTATCAGGAGGCCGTCAGCCAAGGTCTGTTGCTGATGAACCAAGACGGCAACGAGTACAGGTCCGTGGTCTGGAACTATCGCAACGCGTTTCCCGACTTCAGCCAGCGCGCCACGCGCGAGTGGTGGACGCGCCACATGAGCACGTTCGTGCGGTCCAGTGGGTTCGATGGGATCTGGGACGACCTGAACGAACCGGTCGTCTACGACCTCGTTCGAGGGTGGTACCCGCCCGAGACCGTCGTCGCGCTCGGAGACGAGCGCTACCCGGCAGGGACCCACGCGCAGTTTCACAACGTCTATGCGCTCCAACAGCTCGCGGCGTCCGAAGCCGCGTTCCGCGACGCCTATCCCGACCGCCGTCCGTTCCTCCTCACGCGCTCCAACTACATCGGTGGTCAGCGGCACTCGGCGACGTGGACGGGGGACAACACCTCGACGTGGGAGCACCTGCACTGGTCCATCGCGATGATCGCCAACCTGGGGCTCTCTGGGCAGCCGTTCTCGGGGGCCGATGTGGGTGGGTTCTTCGTCGAGGCGAACGGGATGTGGGATCCCACACTGTTCGCGCACTGGATCGGTATCGGGGTGTTCTACCCGTTCTGTCGCAACCACTCGGCGGGCCTGGACGACCCGTTCACGTCGATGTTCGGCGGTCCAACGCACCACGCCTGGGACTTCGGCCCCGAGATCGAGCGGGTCTATCGCGAAGCCGTCGAGCGGCGCTACCGGCTCTTGCCCTACTTCTACACCGCCATGCGCGCCGCGGCGGTGGAGGGCGCGCCGGTGTTCCGCCCAGTGTTCTTCGCGTCGCCAGGGGAAGCACGTCTGCGCGGCGAGGACCGCGCGTTCCTCTTCGGCGCAGACCTGCTGATCGTGCCGCAGTGGCCCGGCGGAGTGTTGGGGGACGACTCGCCGCTCGCCCTCCCGGACGGCTTCGATCACGAGATCACGCTGGTCGGAGAGGATCCCGACCAGGATGCGGCGCACCCGCACATCCGCCTCCGGAACGGCGCGATCGTGCCCACCGGCGTCGTCGGGCAGACCACGGCCTACGACCCGACGTCCGCGCTCGACCTGTACCTCGCGCTGGGCGAGGACGGGACGGCACAGGGGACGCTCTACGAAGACGAGGGCGAAGGCCACGGCCACCTGGAAGGTGAGTACCGGGTCATCACGCTGCGCGCCGAGACGGTGGGTGGGCAGGTGGTCGTGACGCTCGAGCGCAGCGATGGCGAGATGGACCTCCCGGTGCGTGTCGTGCGAGCGCACCTCTACGGCGACGGAGGCGTGACGACCGCCACGGGCATGACGGACCGCGTGGAGCTCACGACGAGCGCGCCGTGACGGCGCGTCCTGTGCGCCGAAGCCTGGTACGCTCTCTTGTCATGGAGTCCTCCGTACCCGCATTCGAGCACCCGACGAGCCGACGACGTCACGCCGCGCTCCTGCGATGGAGCGGCTACCCGAACAAGGTCCTGCGGCACCGCCACGAGCGCGCCGCCGAGTTCGGGTTCGTCACGCAGGGTACCGGGGAGTACACGCTCGGAGACGACTCCGTCGCGCTCGTCCCCGGGCGGCTCTTTTACATCCCGCCCGGGACGGCTCACGGGTCTTCCGGGGTTGACGAGCGCATGCACTGCTGGGTGCTCTCGCTCCCGCTCGACCGCTTCGACCGCTCGGTGACGGCCGGGCGGGGCGTCTCCAGCGTCGCGACGCAGCTGCGTCCCGAGCAAGCGCGTCGGCTCGCGCGCATGCTCACGGACCTGGTCGACGAGCCCGACGACGAAGCCTTCGACCTGGGCGCGGAGTACGTGGCGGCGAGCGTGTTGGCGGCGCTGTCCAGCAGGCCGTCACGGGCGAGTGAACCCCCCGTGCCCGAGGCGGTCGAGAAGGCGGCGCGCCTACTGCGGGAAGAGGTCGAGGACGGCCCGCACCTGACGTTGGATGCGTTGGCGAGGCGCTGTGGGGTGAGCCGCAGCCGGCTGACCGAGCTGTTCCGCACCAACGAGGGCATGAGCATCGTGCAGTTCCGCAACCGCGAGCGGCTCGAGCGCTGCCTTTCGCTCTACACGGAGCGCCCCGACCAGGGAATGACGCGCGCGGCGTTCGACGCAGGCTTCGGCAGCTACTCGCAGTTCTACCGTACGTTCTGCGATGTCATCGGTTGTACGCCCACCGCCTACGCGCGCAGCCTCTCGTCCCCGGACGCGCGCCCGAGTGTGTACCCGCCGGCTACTCGCGCGGGCGGCCGTACTCCGTAGGTGCCACCCCCGTCCAGCGGCGGAACGCGCGGCGGAAGGCGCTCGCGCCGCTGAAGCCCAGCACGTAGGCGATCTCGTCCAGCGACCTGCGACCCTCCTCCAGCAGCGCGAGCGCCCGCTCGTGCCGCACCTCGTCCAGCAGCTCACGAGGGCTCGTCCCTTCGCTGCGGAGCTTGCGACGGAGGGTCCGCTCGGTGACGCGCAGCGCCTCGGCCAGCTCTTGGACGGTGGGCTCGTGCCCCTCGAGGTGGCGTGACAGATAGTGCCGCGCGCGATCGCGCATGCGCGCCGTGGTGACCATGCTGCGCGCCTGCTCGTCCGCCTTCTGCGCCAGGAGCTGCCCGAGGTGTGGGTCCGCGCCTTGAATGGGGGTGTTCATGCGCGCGCCCGGGAATACCATGCGCACGGCGCCGCCGAAGTAGCGCACTGGCGCGCCCAGCAGCTGCGCCATGTCGTCGCTGTGCCGTGGCCAGCGGTGCGCCAGCACGACCTCGGTGGGAGGCGGCGCGTCAGGCGTCAGCCAGCGTCCCAGCGCGATGACGATGGCGACCAGGTACTCGGCGAAAGCCGGTGGGCCCAGCGGCTCACCGTCTTGCACGAAGTCGACGTACGAGTGGTCACCGTCCGGGACGAGGTTCACCTCGAGACCCGACATGATGATCGGGATGTACGGGCGCACGAACTGGTATCCGTCGCGGAGGGTGGCCTGCGTCCCCATCAGGTAGAAGCCGAGGGGAAACGACTCGCGGTCGAGCCCCAGCGCCGCGCGCAGGGGAAACGTACTGTCGCCCGTCGCGTCGATCCCGGCCTGGCGCAGGTCGAGCCAAGCGTCGAGGGTGATGCGACCGCCGAAGGAGCGCAGCTCGTCGTGGTCCAAGTGCAGCCGCTCGAGGAGGGCCGCGACGTCGTGCCCATCGCGTTTTAGCTGGACCAGAAGCGGCAGCGCCAGTCGACCGGAGAGCGTACGCACGCGCGGAGGGTATCAGCGGGGGGCCACCGACGCGACCCTCAGCGCACGCTCAGAGGTACTCGCAGAGGTACGCGCTGGGCCCGCTGGCGCGCACGTCGAAGCCGCTCTTCGGGCCGACCTCGAAGTACGTCCCCGCCGGGTAGAGCACGAACGCGTCCGTCCCGTCCAGCCGCACCTCGAGCGCACCTCCGACGACGGTCATCCGCTCCGCGGCGTCCGTGCCGAAGTGGTACTGCCCGGGGGCGATGACGCCCACGGACTGACGGCGACCCTGCCGCTCGAACCCCACGCTCTGGACCTGACCCTCGAAGTAGCTGTTGTGCTGAAGCATGGGCGAGGGTTAGCAGCGGCCGGGCGTTTGCGCGAGTCGGCCGCTTCGCGTCACTCGTCCGTCGTGGCGGTCGCCGCGTTCGGGTCGGGCACGATGAAGAAGCGCTGGGTCACCAGTACGCGCTGGCGCTCGTCCATGACCTCGCACACCCACTCGCCCGGCGCCCGACGCGTGTTCGCGCGCGCGCGGGTGCGGTAGCGCGGCGACGGCGGCACGGTCAGGGAGACGCCGCCCCCGCGACGTTGGTCGCTGGCCCGCCGGAAGCCGACCAGCAAGGTCACGTCGTCGGCGGTCTGGTTCGCGACCTCGAGGAACACGTGCATGGGGCCAGAGTTGTGGCGAAAGCGGCTCGAGATCATCACCGGCTCGCGCTCGATCACGTCCTCGGCCAGCGCGAACCGCAGGATGCGCACGCCCTCCAAGAACTCGTCCTGGATGACGGGGCGGATGTACTCACTCGGCTCGGACGATGGGGGCGTGGGGGCTCCTGCGCCCGCTGCGGCGCCGGTCTCCGAGCTGGTGGCGGGCGCCGGTACTGTCGGCGGCTCCTCGTCCATCCCACCATCTGCCAGGCCCGCCGCGACGTCCGCGGCGACGGTGTCCGGTGCGGTCGGTGATGAGGTCCGCCGCTCGCGCGTGGTCGTGCCGGCACCACGAGGGGCGGGCGGCGCGCCAGCGTTGCGTGCCTCCGTGCGGTCCGCGCCCGGCTGGGACGCACCCTCTTGGTGTGCGTCTTCGACGGGGTCGGTGCAGCCCGGTGCGGAAGCCAGGAGGCCCGCCAGCAGGCAACCCCGGACGCCAGCCAGCAGGCAACCCCGGAGGCCACTCACGGGGCGACCAAGGAGGACGGTTCGGGGGTGAGCCCGCAGGGGCGCCGAGGCGCCCGTCGATGCCGAGGGCTCTAGGAGGGATCGTCGCGCAGGAGGCGGGTGCTGCCTTCGTACGGGCAGCCGCGAGCGGAGGACCAGGACCTTCATTCGTGACGCAGACCTTCTACCGGGAGCATGCGCGCCGCCCACCAGCTCGGCGCGAGGGTGCTCAGCATGCAGATGCCGAGCGCGATGACCGCCGTCAGCACGAACTCACTCGCCGTCACGACGACCGGCAAGTGGTCGATCAGGTACACGCGAGGATCGAGCGCGAAGCGAAAGGTGGAGAGATACGTGACGATGGCGCCGCCGAGCGCGAGCCCGGCGATGGTGCCGACGAGTCCGATGACAGTGCCCTGCACCATGAAGATGGACAGCACCGTGCCGTCGCTCGCCCCCATCGCCTTCAGGATCGCGATCTCACGCTTCTTCTCGATCACGATCATGATCAGGGTCGCGATCACGTTGAAGGCCGCGACCCAGATGATGGTGGCGATGACCAGGCTGAGCATGATCTTCTGGAGCTCGAGGGCCGTGAACAAAGGACGATTCAGCTCGGCCCAGTCCATGGTGTGGAACGGCCCCTCCAGCGTCCGCTCCAGGTGACGGGCGACCGCCGCGCTGCGCTCGAGGTCGCGGAGCCGCATCTCGACCCCCGTGACGGAGTCGCCCTGGCCGAGGAATGCCTGCACCTCGAAGAGGTCGCCGTACACCAAGCGGCTGTCGTACTCTTGGAACCCCGCCTGGAAGATGGCGATGACCCGGAACGGCCGGCTCTGAGGCGTACGCGGCTCATCTGGCGCAGACCAGGACGAGACGGCGCTCCCGCTCAGCGGGGAGATCAGCTGCACACGGTCGCCGACCTCGATGCCCATCGTCTCGGCCAGCGTGGCGCCGATCACCAGCCCCGGCAGCGGCCCTGTCACGGCGTCGTCTCCGAGGTCGTCGTCGGCCACCTCGATGAAGGCGTCGTCGTCGTCGGGGAGGGCCAGGTCCGTCTCGTCGAGGCCGTTCAACAGCGCCTCGACCGCGCTGGGGCTCGCCACGCTCCCAGGCAGCGGCGTCGCCCGCGGAGCTGGCTCGGCAGGGGTGCCGCTCGTCCCGTCCGAGGTGCTCCGTAGCGGGGCGCCGGGCTGCTCGTCCGTGCCTGGCGGGCTGGGCGAGGTCACGTCAGAGGCGGACTCTCCCCCACCCGCGTCGGCCGCCGCGTCGTCGGAGGTGGAGTCGCGCTCGGGCACCATCAGGGCACGCCAGTACGGCAGGTCCGGATTGCGGAGGTCCTCGGGTCGCAGCGGCGGGGCCGCTCCCTCGAGCCGTAGCCCCTCGAGCGTGCCAGCGATGATCTGGCTGGGGAGGTCCAGCACGGACACCATCGCCTCCGGGTCCACGCCCTTGACCAGCACGGTCGAAAGCCTGTCACCCTTCGCGAGCATCATCTGGTTGATGAGGAACGGACCCACTCCCACCACCTCGGGCTGCTCCTGGCAGCGCTCGATGACCTCGCGGTACTCGTGGAAGTCGAGCCCGTACTTGAGCACCAACACGTGCGCGTTGACGCCCAGCACCTTGTCGCGAAACTGCTGTTGGAAGCCGCTCGTGATGCTCAGCACGGCGAGGAGCGCAGCGACCCCGAGCGCGACCCCCGCGATGCTGATCGTGGTGATCAGCGAGATGGTCGCGCGCTTCTTGGAGCGCAGGTAGCGAATGCCGATGTCGAGGCTGTAGGCCATGAAGCGTCGGAACGCCTTATCACGGCCGTCGTGCGCTGGCATCTGCTCGGGTGCCCTTCGAGGGCGTCCCTGCTACCTTGGGGCCTT
Encoded proteins:
- a CDS encoding DUF5110 domain-containing protein, whose translation is MTKSPTKLDGSTWLLGVSALLLAGCGSAGKVPEHQPGLLDDGVARFLPDGVMPEELFPSFALEEPRYPTGPVPEGWGPAPVFSVEGPSESPTHVVHVAIAPGTDLYGTGEVVGPLLRNGARTQVWTEMPNFMSGENGIRYDDTYLNLYQAHPWVLAVRADGTAFGVLADTTRRAWIDLSDGIRFEAAAPFPVVIVQGATPDEVLRALADLTGHMDMPARWTLGHQQSRFSYSTQAEMLAIGEELREHNIPTDVLWLDGAYMETYKLFTFDEERFPDAVGMIDDLHAMDYRVVPIFDPGVRLEEDFPLYQEAVSQGLLLMNQDGNEYRSVVWNYRNAFPDFSQRATREWWTRHMSTFVRSSGFDGIWDDLNEPVVYDLVRGWYPPETVVALGDERYPAGTHAQFHNVYALQQLAASEAAFRDAYPDRRPFLLTRSNYIGGQRHSATWTGDNTSTWEHLHWSIAMIANLGLSGQPFSGADVGGFFVEANGMWDPTLFAHWIGIGVFYPFCRNHSAGLDDPFTSMFGGPTHHAWDFGPEIERVYREAVERRYRLLPYFYTAMRAAAVEGAPVFRPVFFASPGEARLRGEDRAFLFGADLLIVPQWPGGVLGDDSPLALPDGFDHEITLVGEDPDQDAAHPHIRLRNGAIVPTGVVGQTTAYDPTSALDLYLALGEDGTAQGTLYEDEGEGHGHLEGEYRVITLRAETVGGQVVVTLERSDGEMDLPVRVVRAHLYGDGGVTTATGMTDRVELTTSAP
- a CDS encoding helix-turn-helix domain-containing protein yields the protein MESSVPAFEHPTSRRRHAALLRWSGYPNKVLRHRHERAAEFGFVTQGTGEYTLGDDSVALVPGRLFYIPPGTAHGSSGVDERMHCWVLSLPLDRFDRSVTAGRGVSSVATQLRPEQARRLARMLTDLVDEPDDEAFDLGAEYVAASVLAALSSRPSRASEPPVPEAVEKAARLLREEVEDGPHLTLDALARRCGVSRSRLTELFRTNEGMSIVQFRNRERLERCLSLYTERPDQGMTRAAFDAGFGSYSQFYRTFCDVIGCTPTAYARSLSSPDARPSVYPPATRAGGRTP
- a CDS encoding AraC family transcriptional regulator ligand-binding domain-containing protein, with product MRTLSGRLALPLLVQLKRDGHDVAALLERLHLDHDELRSFGGRITLDAWLDLRQAGIDATGDSTFPLRAALGLDRESFPLGFYLMGTQATLRDGYQFVRPYIPIIMSGLEVNLVPDGDHSYVDFVQDGEPLGPPAFAEYLVAIVIALGRWLTPDAPPPTEVVLAHRWPRHSDDMAQLLGAPVRYFGGAVRMVFPGARMNTPIQGADPHLGQLLAQKADEQARSMVTTARMRDRARHYLSRHLEGHEPTVQELAEALRVTERTLRRKLRSEGTSPRELLDEVRHERALALLEEGRRSLDEIAYVLGFSGASAFRRAFRRWTGVAPTEYGRPRE
- a CDS encoding pyrimidine/purine nucleoside phosphorylase; protein product: MLQHNSYFEGQVQSVGFERQGRRQSVGVIAPGQYHFGTDAAERMTVVGGALEVRLDGTDAFVLYPAGTYFEVGPKSGFDVRASGPSAYLCEYL
- a CDS encoding DUF2914 domain-containing protein, which encodes MSGLRGCLLAGVRGCLLAGLLASAPGCTDPVEDAHQEGASQPGADRTEARNAGAPPAPRGAGTTTRERRTSSPTAPDTVAADVAAGLADGGMDEEPPTVPAPATSSETGAAAGAGAPTPPSSEPSEYIRPVIQDEFLEGVRILRFALAEDVIEREPVMISSRFRHNSGPMHVFLEVANQTADDVTLLVGFRRASDQRRGGGVSLTVPPSPRYRTRARANTRRAPGEWVCEVMDERQRVLVTQRFFIVPDPNAATATTDE
- a CDS encoding ABC transporter permease gives rise to the protein MAYSLDIGIRYLRSKKRATISLITTISIAGVALGVAALLAVLSITSGFQQQFRDKVLGVNAHVLVLKYGLDFHEYREVIERCQEQPEVVGVGPFLINQMMLAKGDRLSTVLVKGVDPEAMVSVLDLPSQIIAGTLEGLRLEGAAPPLRPEDLRNPDLPYWRALMVPERDSTSDDAAADAGGGESASDVTSPSPPGTDEQPGAPLRSTSDGTSGTPAEPAPRATPLPGSVASPSAVEALLNGLDETDLALPDDDDAFIEVADDDLGDDAVTGPLPGLVIGATLAETMGIEVGDRVQLISPLSGSAVSSWSAPDEPRTPQSRPFRVIAIFQAGFQEYDSRLVYGDLFEVQAFLGQGDSVTGVEMRLRDLERSAAVARHLERTLEGPFHTMDWAELNRPLFTALELQKIMLSLVIATIIWVAAFNVIATLIMIVIEKKREIAILKAMGASDGTVLSIFMVQGTVIGLVGTIAGLALGGAIVTYLSTFRFALDPRVYLIDHLPVVVTASEFVLTAVIALGICMLSTLAPSWWAARMLPVEGLRHE